The window GCCCTGTCAGCGGCAGCACCGTAGTCGGGCGGCGTTCGTAGAGGCGCAGGGTCACGCCTCCGCGCACGTACTCCGCGCGTGGGACGAAGTCCTCCCATACGACCGTGATCTTGGCGCGCTCGCTGGGGTTGCGCGGCAGCCAGTCCGAGCGCAGCGTGTACGGCTCGGCCACCACCCACACCCGGTCCACCGCCGAGAGCCTGCGGCGCAGCTCCCCGGGCCCGGCCTCCCGCCCGTACAGCGTCCCGGAGCCCGGCCCCGGCTCCCGTAGCGCGATGTCCCGGGCCTGCCGGAACCCCTCCGGGTACGCCACCGCCGCCCGCCGTCCGATGGAGGGCACGAACAGCACCGGGTCGCCCCGGCGGATCTGACCTGCGGCGAGGGAGGAGACGGCGGCGAGGTTGTCCGGCCGTCGGTCGGGGGCGCGGTCCTGGCGGTGCAGGGGGAGGTGGTGGAGGAAGGCGACGAGGACGGCGAGGGCGCCGGCGAGCGGGACGTACGGCATCCGGCCCGTGATCCAGTCGGCGAGCCGGTCGGCGCCGGCCGCGATCAGCAGCGGTGCCCCGGCCAGCGCGTACAGCACATACCGGTCGTCGTACATCGGCCGTACCTGCGAGACCAGCATCAGCAGCCCCGGTGGCACCGCCATCAGCGGCAGCGCCACGGCGGCCACCCTGCGGGCCGCGAGCCCCGCCAGCATCAGCACCACGCCGGTCTCGAAGACCAGCCCCTTGGGCGCGATGACAAAGCCGCGCAGCAACCGCTCCGCGCTCCCCAGCCCCGGTTCCGGCAGCCACTCCACCTGCCCCGCCTGCGCCCGGGACGCCAACACCAGCGGCAGCAGCATCAGGCCTGCGGCGGTGGCGCCTCCGGCCCAGCGCACCCACATCCTGGGGCCCGCCCGTACCGCCGCGAGGGTCACGGCGTGTGCGCAGAGCATCAGTACCGCGAGCTCGTGCAGGAGGCAGGTGAGGCCGACGACGCCCGTGTACGCGAGCCAGGTCCGCCCGCCGTCCAGCGCGCGGACGAGCAGCAGCGTCGCGCCCGCGACTCCGGCGCCGACCAGGGCGTACGACCGTCCCTCCTGCGCGTAGTGACCGGCCAGCGGGGTGACGGCGTACATCAGGCCCGCCCACAGCCCGACCCGCGGTCCCGCCAGCCGCACTCCGAGGGCCGCGACCAGGCCCGTCGCCGCGGCGGCTCCGCACACCGACGGCAGTCGGAGGACGACCTCGCCGGGGCGCAGGGCGAGGACGGTGTGCATGAGGAGGTAGTACAGGCCGTGCACCGCGTCCACGCCGTGCAGCAGCCGCCAGATCTCCGGCACCGACCGGCGCGCGACCTGGAAGGTGACCGCCTCGTCGCGCCATATGCCGCCGCGGTCGATGCCCCAGAGCCCGAGGGCCGTCATGAGGACGGTGGGCAGGCAGACCGCCAGGGCCCGGGATCGGCCGTCCGCTTCCGTTTCCCGACTCACCACATCCCAGATCTTGTGCTATTAACCGACCATTACCGTTCATTGACGGCAAATCGGAGTGGTTATGCTCCACGCACGGGCCAACAGACGAGGGGACGGCCGCACATGACCTGGCTGATCACCGGCGGCGCCGGATACATCGGGGCGCATGTCGTACGGGCGATGTCCGAGGCGGGCGAGCGGACGGTTGTCTACGACGACCTGTCCACCGGCATCTCCGAGCGCGTGCCCGATGACGTCCCGCTGGTCGTGGGCTCCACCCTGGACGCCGAGCAGGTGATGCGTGCCCTCGTGGACCACGGGATCACCGGGGTCGTGCATCTCGCGGCGAAGAAGCAGGTCGGCGAGTCGGTGGAGCAGCCGCTGCGCTACTACCGGGAGAACGTGGAGGGCCTGCGCGTCCTGCTGGACGCGGTGGTCTCGGCCGGCGTGCCCTCCTTCGTGTTTTCGTCCTCGGCGGCGGTCTACGGCATGCCGGACGTGGAGCTGGTCACCGAGGAGACACCGTGCGCCCCGCTGTCCCCGTACGGCGAGACAAAGCTGGCGGGCGAGTGGCTGGTGAGGGCGACGGCAAGGGCGACGGGCCTGTCGACGGCGTCGCTCCGCTACTTCAACGTGGCGGGCTCGGCGACCCCCGAGCTGGCCGACGTGGGCGTCTTCAACCTCATCCCGATGGTCTTCGAAAAACTCACGGCGAACGAACCCCCTCGCATCTTCGGCGACGACTATCCGACGCCGGACGGCACCTGCGTACGGGACTACATCCACGTGGTCGACCTGGCGGAGGCGCATGTGGCGGCGGCGCGGGCACTCCGGTCGTCCCCCGGCCGCGACCTGACCCTCAACATCGGACGCGGCGAGGGCGTCTCCGTCCGCGAAATGATCGACCGGATCAACGCCCTCACCGGCTACGACCGCCCCCCGACCACCACCCCCCGCCGCCCCGGCGACCCGGCCCGCGTCGTCGCCTCCTCCGACCGAGCGGCCACCGAACTCGGCTGGAAGGCCAAACACGACGTCCAGGACATGATCACCTCGGCCTGGGAGGGCTGGGTACGCCTGCATCCGGCAGCCGCGCGCGACTAACCTGCGGGAATGCTCGACTCAGCGACAGGCGCGGTCATCGGCTCAGCCGTGGGTGACGCCCTGGGGGCGCCCTTCGAATTCGGCCCGGAGGGCGCGTTCTCGGCGCGCTTCCCTCGCCCCGGCGAGGGCGGTGAGATGTGCGGGGGAGGTGGCTGGGACCCGGGTGAGGCGACCGACGACACACAGATGGCGGTCCTGGTCGCGGAGTCACTGCTGGAGTGCGACGGGCTCGAACTCCCCGATGTGTTCCGCCGGTTCCGGCGCTGGGCGGCGGCGGAACCGAAAGACATCGGCCTCCAGACGGAAGCGGTCCTGACCAGCGGCGACCCCTGGGACACGGCGGCCGCACTGCACTTCCAGGTGAACCAACGGGCGGCGGGAAACGGCGCGTTGATGAGGGCGGCGCCCTCGGCCGTGTACTTCGCGCGGCAAGGCCGCGAGGCCACGATGGAGGCGGCCCGCAGGCTGTCCGCGCTCACTCATGGAGACAGGGCGGCGTGGGAGGGGACGGCGATCTTCCATGAGCTGATCCGGGTGGCGCTGGCGGGAGGCAACCCGTTGACGGCGGTGGAGGACACCCTGAAGGCAGTCCACGAGGACCACAGGGACCGCTACACCACAGTCCTCGCCCCCGACTGGCACCCCGACCAGGCCACCGAATTCAACGGCGCCGTCTGGCCCTGCCTGGGCTCGGCAGTCTGGGCCCTGCGCACCACGCCGTCCTACGAGGACGCGGTACGCGCGGCGATCGACCTCGGCGGCGACACGGACACGGTGGCAGCGGTGACGGGCGGTCTGGCGGGGGCGGTGTACGGCATCGGGGCGGTACCGAAGCGCTGGACGGAGGTGTTGCACGTACCACTGCCGGGGTTTGGTGAACGGGTGCTGGACGCGGGCGAGTTGGAACAGCTGACGCGAAGGCTGGCCGAGTAGCAGAACAGGCCGGAGGCGGCGGCCGTACAGGCTGCGAGCCCCCGCCCGCACCCCGTACAGGCTGCGAGCCGCCACCCGCACGCCCACAGGCAGCGGGCCCATCCGAGCGCCGTACAGGCCGCAGGAGCCCCCGCCCCGTACAGGCTGTGGGCAGTCGTTCCGCAGAGCGGAACGGGTGGGCACAGCCGGACCCGCGCCCGGCGACGAGACACCAGCCCCACCGAGCGCCCCGTCACAGCGCCTGAAGCGCCCCCGCCGTAGCCCGAGCCAGCGCCGCCAGATACCCCTTCGGCAGCTTCGGGCTCCGGATCACCACCGACCGCCAGTACAGCGGCCCGGAGATCAGATCCAGCGCCAGATCGTGGTCGATCCCCTCCCGGACCTCCCCCCGCCGCTCCGCCGCCGCCACGATCCCGCTGGCGACCCCGTCCTGCCCTTCCCGCAACGCCTTCTGCATGGCCTCGGCGATCTCGGGGTTGCGCGCGGCCTCCGCCTGGAGATCGGGAATGATCTGCGAGGCGACCGGATGCCGCAGCGCCCGCGAGGTCACCTCGTACAGCAGCCGCAGATCCCCTTCCAACGACCCCGTGTCCGGCGCGGGCAGCCCCTGCACGGCCAGCGCCGACACCACGTCGAGCACCAGGTGCAGCTTCGACCGCCACCGCCGGTACACCGCCGTCTTCCCGACGCCCGCCCGCCGCGCGATCCCCTCGATGGACATCCGCGCATACCCGACGGCCGCGAGCTCCTCGAACACGGCCGCCCGGATCGCTTCCGTCACATCCGCCCGCAGCACGGCCGCCCCCGCAGGGGCCCGGCGGCGCGGACGCGGCTGGGATCCGTCGGCGTTCGTCGTCATGCGGACCAGCATAGGGCGTTACGACGAAACGGTTGCGTTCCGACGTCGACTCGGCCTACGCTCGCGTTGCGACGATACGGTCCCGTCCCGACGTAAGCGAACGTAAAGAGTCTGGTGAGCGAACACGAGGCGCCGGGACCGCGCACCCCCACCCCCCGAACGAAAGCAGCGGATGTGAGCCAGGTCCTCGACACACCGCCCCCGACGACGACGGCCCCACCCGACACCGACGTCGACCTCGCGGCCCTCGCCGACCGCCACGGCCTCTCGGTCAGCGGTGCCCGCCCCTCCCTGCCCGAGTACGTCCGCCAGCTGTGGGACAGGCGCCACTTCATCGCCGCGTTCTCCACGGCCAAGCTGACCGCCCAGTACAGCCAGGCGAAGCTCGGCCAGCTCTGGCAGGTGATGAACCCGCTGCTGAACGCGGCCGTCTACTTCCTGATCTTCGGCGTGCTGCTGGGCACCAAGGATGGTGTGCCGGACTACGTCCCGTTCCTGGTCACGGGCGTGTTCATCTGGACCTTCACGCAGAGCTCGATCCTCGCGGGCACCCGAGCGATCTCCGGCAACCTCGGCCTCGTGCGCGCCCTGCACTTCCCGCGGGCCGCACTGCCGATCTCCTTCTGCCTCCAGCAGCTCCAGCAGCTGCTGTTCTCGATGCTCGCCCTGGTCGTCATCCTGCTCGCCTTCGGTGTGCCGGTCGCCGCCTCCTGGCTGCTCGCCGTTCCGGCCCTGGTGCTCCAGTTCACCTTCAACGCCGGTGTCTCGCTGATCATGGCCCGGGTGGGCGCGAAGACCCCGGACATCGCCCAGCTGATGCCGTTCGTGCTGCGCACCTGGATGTACACCTCGGGCGTGATGTGGAGCATCGACCACCTGCTGACCAAGCACCAGGACTGGCCGTCCTGGGTGGGCCCCGTGCTCCAGTGCAACCCGCCCGCCGTCTACATCGACCTGATGCGCTTCGCCCTGATCGACAGCTTCCACGGGAGCCAGCTGCCCCCGCATGTGTGGGCGCTCGCCACCGGCTGGGCCCTGCTCGCCGGGGTCGGCGGTTTCATCTACTTCTGGAAGGCTGAGGAGACCTACGGCCGTGGCTGAGAACCTGAACGACCAGACCCCCACCGTCATCGCGGACCGCGTCGACATCGTCTACCGCGTCAACGGCACGGGCGCGGGCCGCGGTTCCGCCACCGCCGCCCTCAACCGCATCCTGCGCCGCAAGAACGCCGAGAAGGCGGCGGGCGTGCGCAAGGTGCACGCCGTGAAGAAGGTGTCCTTCGTCGCGTACAAGGGCGAGGCCATCGGACTCATCGGCACCAACGGCTCCGGAAAGTCCACCCTGCTCAAGGCGGTCGCGGGCCTGCTGCCGGTGGAGAGCGGCGCCATCTACACCGACGGCCAGCCCTCCCTGCTCGGCGTGAACGCGGCCCTGATGGGCGACCTGACCGGCGAGCGCAATGTCTACCTCGGCGGCCTCGCCATGGGCATGTCCCGCGAGCAGATCAAGGAGCGGTACGAGGAGATCGTCGACTTCTCCGGTATCAACGAGAAGGGCGACTTCATCACCCTGCCCATGCGCACCTACTCCTCCGGCATGGGCGCCCGGCTCCGCTTCTCCATCGCCGCCGCCAAGGACCATGATGTCCTGCTCATCGACGAGGCCCTCGCCACCGGCGACCGCGCCTTCCAGCGGCGCTCCGAGCAGCGCATCCGCGAACTGCGCAAGCACGCCGGCACGGTGTTCCTGGTCAGCCACAACAACAAGTCCATCCGCGACACCTGCGACCGCGTCCTGTGGCTGGAGCGCGGTGAACTGCGCATGGACGGCCCGACGGAGGACGTCCTGAAGGAGTACGAGGCCTTCACCGGCGACAAGAAGCCCAAGGCCAAGCCCAAGCCCAAGGTCGCGGCCCAGCCCGCCTAACTCCTACGAGAACGAAGGGCGCCCCGAGCCATCACGGCCCGGGGCGCCCTTCACTGTCGTAGCGCCTATGAATGCGTCCGCAGGAGCGTGCGCATCGTCCGCATCGCCACCGACAGGTTGGCGAGGTCGAACGTCTCCGAGCCCTGGATCTCCTCCAGCGTGGTGCGCGCCCGGCCCAGGATCGCCGCGTTCTTCTCCTCCCACGCCTTGAAGCGCTGTTCGGGGGTGGAGGAGCCGTTGCCGACCGCGAGGACGTCCGAGGTCAGCGCCGCGTGGGCCGCGTACAGGTCCTCGCGGATGGAGGCGCGGGCCATGGACTGCCAGCGGTCGTTGCGGGGCAGCTCGATGATGCGGTCCATGAGCTGGGTGATCCGCAGCCGGTCGGCGAGGTCGTAGTAGACCTCGGCGACATCCAGCGGCTCCTTGGCCACGCGGTCGGCCACCGAGACGATGTCGAGCGCCGGGAAGGCGGAGGAGAACCCGGCCACGCGCGTGGCGACTTCGTCCGTGACACCGGCCGCGGACAGCTCGTCGTAGATCTGCTGGTACCACTCCAGATCCGCGCCGCGCAGCAGCTTCGGGAGCTGCTGCCACACCTGCTCGACCCGCTCGCCGAAGAAGTCGACGGTCTCGGTGAGCTGGAGCGGCTGCGGCCGGTTGTTGAGCAGCCAGCGCGTGCCGCGCTCGACCAGCCGCCGCGAGTGCAGCCGGATGCGCGTCAGTACGGCGGCCTCGACCTGGTTGTCCAGGGCCTCGACCGCGTCCCACACGGGCGCCGAGCGGAAGATCGCGCGGGCCGCGGTCTGCGCCCGGACGATCTCCTCGAGCGAGGCCCCGGTCTCCTCGCGCAGCCGGTGCAGATAGGTCGTACCACCGGTGTTGACCGTGTCGTTGACCAGCACGGTCGTGGTGATCTCACGGCGCAGCGGGTGGCTGTCGATGTGCTCGGGGAACTGCTCGCGCAGCGCACTCGGGAAGTACGCCTCCAGCAGCCCGCGCAGATAGGGGTCGTCCGGGAGCGAGGTGTGCAGCAGCTCCTCGGCGACCGTGATCTTCGTGTACGCCAGCAGGACGGCCGTCTCCGGGCCGGTCAGGCCGTCTCCCGTGCCGAGCCGTTCGCGGATCTGGCGGTCGGTGGGCAGGAACTCCAGGGCTCGGTCGAGCAGACCGGCGCGCACCAGGTGGCGCATATAGCGCTGCTGGGCGTGGAGCATGTCCCTGGACTGGGCGAGCGCGTTGGCGATGGCGGTGTTCTGCGCGTAGTTGTTGCGCAGGACCAGCCGGCCGACCTCGTCGGTCATCTCGGCGAGCAGCTTGTTGCGCTGCTTGACGGTCATGTCGCCGTCGGTGACCAGGCTGTTGAGCAGGATCTTGATGTTCACCTCATGGTCGGAGGTGTCCACGCCCGCGCTGTTGTCGATGGCATCGGTGTTGATCTTGCCGCCGTGCCGGGCGAACTCGATCCGGCCGAGCTGGGTCAGCCCCAGGTTGCCGCCCTCACCGACGACCTTGACGCGCAGGTCGGCGCCGTCGACACGGATGGCGTCGTTGGCCTTGTCGCCGACGTCGGAGTTCGACTCGGTGGAGGCCTTGACGTATGTACCGATGCCGCCGTTCCACAGCAGGTCCACCGGAGCCTCAAGGATCGCCTTCATCAGCTCGGCCGGTGTCATCTTGGACACCTTGCCCTCGATGCCGAGGGCCTCGCGGATGTGGGCGTTGACCGGGATCGCCTTGGCGGTACGCGGGAAGATGCCGCCACCGGCCGAGATCAGGGCGGTGTTGTACTCGGCCCAGCTGGAGCGCGGCAGCTCGAACATGCGGCGGCGCTCGGCGTACGAGGTCGCCGCGTCCGGGTTCGGGTCGATGAAGATGTGCCGGTGGTCGAAGGCCGCGACCAGCCGGATGTGCTCGCTGAGCAGCATGCCGTTGCCGAACACGTCACCGGACATGTCGCCGATGCCGACGACCGTGAAGTCCTCGGTCTGGGTGTCCACGCCCAGCTCCCGGAAGTGCCGCTTGACGGACTCCCAGGCGCCGCGGGCGGTGATGCCCATGCCCTTGTGGTCGTAACCGGCCGAGCCGCCGGAGGCGAAGGCGTCACCGAGCCAGAAGTTGTACTGCTCGGCGACCTGGTTGGCGATGTCGGAGAAGGTCGCGGTGCCCTTGTCGGCGGCGACCACCAGGTAGGTGTCGTCCTCGTCGTGCCGTACGACATCGGCGGGCGGTACGACCTCGCCGGCGACCATGTTGTCGGTGATGTCGAGCAGCGCCGAGATGAACGTCTTGTAGCTGGCGATGCCCTCGGCCAGCCAAGCGTCCCGGTCCACGGACGGGTCCGGCAGCTGCTTGGCGACGAATCCGCCCTTGGCGCCGACCGGCACGATGACGGTGTTCTTCACCATCTGCGCCTTCACCAGACCAAGGATCTCGGTCCGGAAGTCCTCCCGCCGGTCGGACCAGCGCAGACCACCGCGGGCGACCTTGCCGAACCTGAGGTGCACACCCTCGACCCGCGGCGAGTACACCCAGATCTCGTACGCCGGACGCGGCGCCGGCAGGTCCGGGATGGCCTGCGGGTCGAACTTCATGGAGACGTAGTCGTGCGGGGCGCCGCCCGCGGCCTCCTGGAAGAAGTTGGTGCGCAGGGTCGCCTTGATGACGGTGAGGAAGGAGCGCAGGATGCGGTCCTCGTCGAGGCTCGCCACCTGGTCCAGGGCCGCGTCGACCTCTTCGAGCAGGGCATCCACGATCTCGTGCCCGGCGCGCTGGCGGTCCGGGGACATCCGCGCCTCGAACAGGGAGACGAGGAGCCGGGTGGTGTGGACGTTGTTGCGGAGGGTGTCCTCCATGTAGTCCTGCGAGAAGGTGGACCCGGCCTGGCGCAGGTACTTCGCGTAGGCCCTCAGGACCATGGCCTGCCGCCAGGTCAGTCCGGCGCTCAGCACCAGGGCGTTGAAGCCGTCGTTCTCGGCCTTGCCAGTCCAGGTGGCGGCGAAGGCCTCCTGGACGCGCTCGCGGGCGTCGTCGCCGAGGTAGTCGGTGCCGCCGGTGCCGAACTGCGGCATGCGCAGGCCGAAGTCGTAGATCCAGGCGACGGAGCGGTCCGAGCAGCGCAGCTCGTAGGGCCGCTCGTCGACGACCTCGACGCCGAGCCGGCTGAGTACCGGCAGCACGGCGGACAGGGAGATGGCCGCGCCCTTGCGGTAGATCTTGAAGCGGCGCTCCTCGGGGGCGGCGCCGACCGGCTCGTACAGGCTGAGCGCGAAGTTCTTGTCCTCGCCGAGCGCTTCGAGGTGGACGAGGTCGGCGACCGCGGCGCGCGGGGTGTGGTCGGCCTTGTAGCCCTCGGGGAAGGCGTTGTTGTAGCGGCGCAGCAGTTCCGCGGCCCGCTCCTCGCCGAGCTCGGCGTTCATCGCCTCGGCGAAACCGTCGGCCCAGGAGCGCGCGGCCTCGACCAGGCGGGCCTCGATGCGCTCCTTGTCCAGGTCGCTGAGCTGCGGCAGCTCGGTGCCCTGCGGGACCCGGACCACGAAGTGCAGCCGGGACAGGATCGACTCGGTGTTCCAGGCGGTGAAGTCGACGCTGATGCCGCCGAGCTCCTCCTTGAGGATGTCGATGATCCGCAGCCGGACGCCGGTGGTGTAGCGGTCCCGGGGCAGATAGACGAGGGCGGAGTAGTAGCGGCCGTACTCGTCCTGACGCAGGTAGAGCCGCAGCCGGCGCCGCTCCTGGAGGTAGAGCACGCTGGTGACGATCGTCTGGAGCTCGTCGACGGGCGTCTGGAAGAGCTCGTCGCGCGGGTAGGTCTCCAGGATCTGGAGCAGGTCGCGGCCGTCGTGGCTGTTCGGCGAGAACCCGGCGCGCTTGAGCACGTCGGCGACCTTGCGGCGGATGACGGGGACGCGGCGGACGGACTCGGTGTACGCGGCGGAGGAGAAGAGCCCGAGGAAGCGTCGCTCGCCGACGACATTCCCCTCGGCGTCGAACTTCTTGACGCCGATGTAGTCCAGGTACGACGGCCGGTGCACGGTGGCGCGGCTGTTGGCCTTGGTCAGCACCAGCAGCTTGTGCTCGCGGGCCTTGGCGCGGGCGTCGGCGGGCAGTCGCTCGAAGGAGGGGCTGACGGGGTGGGCGTCCTCACCGGCGTGGTGCGGGTCGGAGCGCAGGATGCCGAGACCGGTGCCGGGGACGGCGGCCAGCGAGTCGTCGTCGCGCAGCTCGTACTCGCGGTAGCCGAGGAAGGTGAAGTGGTCGGCGGCCAGCCACTGGAGCAGCTCGCGGGCCTCCTCGACCTCGGGTCCCGGCAGATCGCCGGGGACATGCTCCTCGGCCAGGCTCTCGGAGAGCCGGATCGACGCGTCCCGCATCTTCTCCCAGTCCTCGACGGCCTCGCGGACGTCGGACAGGACGCGCAGCAGATCGGCGGTGATCTGCTTCAGATCGGAGCGGTCGGTCTCCCGGTCGATCTCTACGTGGATCCAGGACTCGGTGTGCGCGTCGTGCGGACGCTCACCGACGGCCGGAGGGGTGGCGAGCACCTCGACGAGCTTGCCGGTGACATCGCGGCGGACGACGACCTGGGGGTGGATGACTACGTGGATGCCACGTCCCTGCCGGGTCAGCTCATTGGTGACCGAGTCGACCAGGAAGGGCATGTCGTCGGTGACGACCTCGACGACGGAGTGGCTGCAGGTCCAGCCGTTCTCCTCCACCGTCGGCGTGTGGACCCGCACATTGGCCGTACCCTGCGGGCGGGTCTCGGCCAGCCGGTAGTGCGAGTAGGCGGCTCCGAAGACATCGACCGGGTCGCGGTCGGTGAGGTCCTCCGGGGCGGTGTGCAGGTAGTAACGCTGGAGGAACGAGAG of the Streptomyces sp. NBC_00287 genome contains:
- a CDS encoding glycosyltransferase family 39 protein: MVSRETEADGRSRALAVCLPTVLMTALGLWGIDRGGIWRDEAVTFQVARRSVPEIWRLLHGVDAVHGLYYLLMHTVLALRPGEVVLRLPSVCGAAAATGLVAALGVRLAGPRVGLWAGLMYAVTPLAGHYAQEGRSYALVGAGVAGATLLLVRALDGGRTWLAYTGVVGLTCLLHELAVLMLCAHAVTLAAVRAGPRMWVRWAGGATAAGLMLLPLVLASRAQAGQVEWLPEPGLGSAERLLRGFVIAPKGLVFETGVVLMLAGLAARRVAAVALPLMAVPPGLLMLVSQVRPMYDDRYVLYALAGAPLLIAAGADRLADWITGRMPYVPLAGALAVLVAFLHHLPLHRQDRAPDRRPDNLAAVSSLAAGQIRRGDPVLFVPSIGRRAAVAYPEGFRQARDIALREPGPGSGTLYGREAGPGELRRRLSAVDRVWVVAEPYTLRSDWLPRNPSERAKITVVWEDFVPRAEYVRGGVTLRLYERRPTTVLPLTGPPRRGRW
- the galE gene encoding UDP-glucose 4-epimerase GalE, whose translation is MTWLITGGAGYIGAHVVRAMSEAGERTVVYDDLSTGISERVPDDVPLVVGSTLDAEQVMRALVDHGITGVVHLAAKKQVGESVEQPLRYYRENVEGLRVLLDAVVSAGVPSFVFSSSAAVYGMPDVELVTEETPCAPLSPYGETKLAGEWLVRATARATGLSTASLRYFNVAGSATPELADVGVFNLIPMVFEKLTANEPPRIFGDDYPTPDGTCVRDYIHVVDLAEAHVAAARALRSSPGRDLTLNIGRGEGVSVREMIDRINALTGYDRPPTTTPRRPGDPARVVASSDRAATELGWKAKHDVQDMITSAWEGWVRLHPAAARD
- a CDS encoding ADP-ribosylglycohydrolase family protein: MLDSATGAVIGSAVGDALGAPFEFGPEGAFSARFPRPGEGGEMCGGGGWDPGEATDDTQMAVLVAESLLECDGLELPDVFRRFRRWAAAEPKDIGLQTEAVLTSGDPWDTAAALHFQVNQRAAGNGALMRAAPSAVYFARQGREATMEAARRLSALTHGDRAAWEGTAIFHELIRVALAGGNPLTAVEDTLKAVHEDHRDRYTTVLAPDWHPDQATEFNGAVWPCLGSAVWALRTTPSYEDAVRAAIDLGGDTDTVAAVTGGLAGAVYGIGAVPKRWTEVLHVPLPGFGERVLDAGELEQLTRRLAE
- a CDS encoding TetR/AcrR family transcriptional regulator, with product MTTNADGSQPRPRRRAPAGAAVLRADVTEAIRAAVFEELAAVGYARMSIEGIARRAGVGKTAVYRRWRSKLHLVLDVVSALAVQGLPAPDTGSLEGDLRLLYEVTSRALRHPVASQIIPDLQAEAARNPEIAEAMQKALREGQDGVASGIVAAAERRGEVREGIDHDLALDLISGPLYWRSVVIRSPKLPKGYLAALARATAGALQAL
- a CDS encoding ABC transporter permease — translated: MSQVLDTPPPTTTAPPDTDVDLAALADRHGLSVSGARPSLPEYVRQLWDRRHFIAAFSTAKLTAQYSQAKLGQLWQVMNPLLNAAVYFLIFGVLLGTKDGVPDYVPFLVTGVFIWTFTQSSILAGTRAISGNLGLVRALHFPRAALPISFCLQQLQQLLFSMLALVVILLAFGVPVAASWLLAVPALVLQFTFNAGVSLIMARVGAKTPDIAQLMPFVLRTWMYTSGVMWSIDHLLTKHQDWPSWVGPVLQCNPPAVYIDLMRFALIDSFHGSQLPPHVWALATGWALLAGVGGFIYFWKAEETYGRG
- a CDS encoding ABC transporter ATP-binding protein, producing MAENLNDQTPTVIADRVDIVYRVNGTGAGRGSATAALNRILRRKNAEKAAGVRKVHAVKKVSFVAYKGEAIGLIGTNGSGKSTLLKAVAGLLPVESGAIYTDGQPSLLGVNAALMGDLTGERNVYLGGLAMGMSREQIKERYEEIVDFSGINEKGDFITLPMRTYSSGMGARLRFSIAAAKDHDVLLIDEALATGDRAFQRRSEQRIRELRKHAGTVFLVSHNNKSIRDTCDRVLWLERGELRMDGPTEDVLKEYEAFTGDKKPKAKPKPKVAAQPA
- a CDS encoding NAD-glutamate dehydrogenase; translated protein: MQTKLDEAKAELLERAARVAENSPVGGHLPTGTTGEATPDRDTVLSFLQRYYLHTAPEDLTDRDPVDVFGAAYSHYRLAETRPQGTANVRVHTPTVEENGWTCSHSVVEVVTDDMPFLVDSVTNELTRQGRGIHVVIHPQVVVRRDVTGKLVEVLATPPAVGERPHDAHTESWIHVEIDRETDRSDLKQITADLLRVLSDVREAVEDWEKMRDASIRLSESLAEEHVPGDLPGPEVEEARELLQWLAADHFTFLGYREYELRDDDSLAAVPGTGLGILRSDPHHAGEDAHPVSPSFERLPADARAKAREHKLLVLTKANSRATVHRPSYLDYIGVKKFDAEGNVVGERRFLGLFSSAAYTESVRRVPVIRRKVADVLKRAGFSPNSHDGRDLLQILETYPRDELFQTPVDELQTIVTSVLYLQERRRLRLYLRQDEYGRYYSALVYLPRDRYTTGVRLRIIDILKEELGGISVDFTAWNTESILSRLHFVVRVPQGTELPQLSDLDKERIEARLVEAARSWADGFAEAMNAELGEERAAELLRRYNNAFPEGYKADHTPRAAVADLVHLEALGEDKNFALSLYEPVGAAPEERRFKIYRKGAAISLSAVLPVLSRLGVEVVDERPYELRCSDRSVAWIYDFGLRMPQFGTGGTDYLGDDARERVQEAFAATWTGKAENDGFNALVLSAGLTWRQAMVLRAYAKYLRQAGSTFSQDYMEDTLRNNVHTTRLLVSLFEARMSPDRQRAGHEIVDALLEEVDAALDQVASLDEDRILRSFLTVIKATLRTNFFQEAAGGAPHDYVSMKFDPQAIPDLPAPRPAYEIWVYSPRVEGVHLRFGKVARGGLRWSDRREDFRTEILGLVKAQMVKNTVIVPVGAKGGFVAKQLPDPSVDRDAWLAEGIASYKTFISALLDITDNMVAGEVVPPADVVRHDEDDTYLVVAADKGTATFSDIANQVAEQYNFWLGDAFASGGSAGYDHKGMGITARGAWESVKRHFRELGVDTQTEDFTVVGIGDMSGDVFGNGMLLSEHIRLVAAFDHRHIFIDPNPDAATSYAERRRMFELPRSSWAEYNTALISAGGGIFPRTAKAIPVNAHIREALGIEGKVSKMTPAELMKAILEAPVDLLWNGGIGTYVKASTESNSDVGDKANDAIRVDGADLRVKVVGEGGNLGLTQLGRIEFARHGGKINTDAIDNSAGVDTSDHEVNIKILLNSLVTDGDMTVKQRNKLLAEMTDEVGRLVLRNNYAQNTAIANALAQSRDMLHAQQRYMRHLVRAGLLDRALEFLPTDRQIRERLGTGDGLTGPETAVLLAYTKITVAEELLHTSLPDDPYLRGLLEAYFPSALREQFPEHIDSHPLRREITTTVLVNDTVNTGGTTYLHRLREETGASLEEIVRAQTAARAIFRSAPVWDAVEALDNQVEAAVLTRIRLHSRRLVERGTRWLLNNRPQPLQLTETVDFFGERVEQVWQQLPKLLRGADLEWYQQIYDELSAAGVTDEVATRVAGFSSAFPALDIVSVADRVAKEPLDVAEVYYDLADRLRITQLMDRIIELPRNDRWQSMARASIREDLYAAHAALTSDVLAVGNGSSTPEQRFKAWEEKNAAILGRARTTLEEIQGSETFDLANLSVAMRTMRTLLRTHS